In Burkholderia sp. GAS332, one DNA window encodes the following:
- a CDS encoding serine O-acetyltransferase: MFTRLREDIATIRERDPAARSAWEVLTCYPGLHALVLHRLAHACWQAKRRWLARFISQMARFMTGIEIHPGATLGRRVFIDHGMGVVIGETAQIGDDCTIYQGVTLGGTSLTRGAKRHPTLERGVIVGAGAKVLGGFTIGADAKIGSNAVVTKPVPARGTAVGNPARIIVPAAAAVAAVAVGSASASANGASRESKAAPEKSAFCAYGITPNADDPVSLAIHGLIDHAATQSKRIDEIVDALERLGTSLEGLQGADAALLDLRRLSAAIAGKVEGAVAER, translated from the coding sequence ATGTTCACGAGACTTCGCGAAGACATCGCCACGATCCGCGAGCGCGATCCCGCCGCCCGCAGCGCCTGGGAAGTCCTCACGTGTTACCCGGGTCTGCACGCGCTCGTGCTGCACCGGCTCGCGCACGCATGCTGGCAGGCTAAACGCCGCTGGCTCGCGCGTTTCATCTCGCAGATGGCGCGTTTCATGACCGGCATCGAAATCCATCCCGGCGCGACGCTGGGCCGCCGCGTGTTCATCGATCACGGCATGGGCGTCGTGATCGGCGAGACGGCGCAAATCGGCGACGACTGCACGATCTACCAGGGCGTGACGCTCGGCGGCACGTCGCTCACGCGGGGGGCGAAACGGCATCCCACGCTTGAACGCGGCGTGATCGTCGGAGCAGGGGCCAAGGTGCTCGGCGGCTTTACCATCGGCGCGGACGCGAAGATCGGCTCGAATGCCGTCGTTACGAAGCCGGTGCCGGCACGCGGCACGGCGGTGGGCAATCCGGCGCGCATCATCGTCCCGGCGGCGGCTGCCGTGGCTGCTGTAGCGGTGGGTTCGGCGAGCGCCTCGGCAAATGGCGCGTCGCGTGAGTCGAAGGCTGCGCCGGAGAAGAGCGCATTCTGCGCCTACGGCATCACCCCGAACGCGGACGATCCGGTGTCGCTGGCGATTCACGGCCTGATCGATCACGCCGCCACGCAGTCGAAGCGCATCGATGAGATCGTCGATGCGCTGGAGCGGCTGGGAACCAGTCTGGAAGGGCTGCAAGGCGCCGACGCGGCGCTGCTCGATTTGCGGCGCCTATCGGCTGCGATCGCCGGCAAGGTGGAAGGGGCGGTGGCGGAGCGCTAA
- a CDS encoding Tetratricopeptide repeat-containing protein (manually curated), producing the protein MGRSITSRPEPMKPSSGRARSAATLAATAFCAVALTVLPGAAAYAQKASTLPQGPAVRDNTPEIDASIAQKNWQAALTQLDARIASNPHDAQAKFKRGTVLAHLNRDDDAITAFTELTQLYPELPEPYNNLAALYAKHGRYAEARAALETATKVNPGYGLAYENLGDLYLRMADASYRRAQSLGKASATTAQRLADIEKIVSPPKGTAPVTKAAAAPAEASAARASSDMTQTPSFQFGGPNGSLAMPPYMAPSK; encoded by the coding sequence ATGGGTCGGAGTATAACATCCAGACCCGAGCCTATGAAACCTTCCAGCGGCCGCGCGCGCAGCGCTGCGACCCTCGCCGCGACGGCATTCTGCGCCGTCGCCCTTACGGTCCTGCCGGGTGCTGCCGCCTACGCGCAGAAAGCCTCCACGCTGCCGCAGGGCCCCGCCGTGCGTGACAACACGCCGGAGATCGACGCCTCGATTGCGCAGAAGAACTGGCAAGCCGCGCTCACCCAGCTCGACGCGCGCATCGCCTCGAATCCGCATGACGCGCAAGCAAAATTCAAGCGCGGCACGGTGCTGGCCCATCTGAATCGCGACGACGATGCGATCACCGCGTTCACCGAACTCACGCAGCTGTATCCGGAGCTGCCCGAGCCGTATAACAACCTGGCGGCGCTCTATGCGAAGCACGGCCGTTATGCCGAAGCACGCGCGGCGCTCGAAACCGCGACCAAGGTGAATCCGGGCTACGGTCTCGCGTACGAGAATCTCGGCGATCTGTATCTGCGCATGGCCGACGCGTCTTACCGTCGCGCGCAAAGCCTCGGCAAAGCGAGCGCCACCACCGCGCAGCGCCTCGCCGATATCGAGAAGATCGTCTCGCCGCCCAAGGGCACCGCGCCGGTGACGAAAGCCGCCGCCGCGCCTGCTGAGGCCAGTGCCGCGCGCGCGAGCTCAGATATGACACAGACACCGAGCTTCCAGTTCGGCGGCCCGAATGGCTCGCTCGCCATGCCGCCGTACATGGCGCCGTCGAAATAA
- a CDS encoding hypothetical protein (manually curated) produces MLLSNVEVASSRVEFCDSPIVLLCGGRVGQEDGTDNPDLPVASLRHAITRSSVDYEIFRPEEITSWQVDGVFQNLMDFEADLASICSLVVVILESPGSLVELGAFSQLPDFRGKIIAITSSEFVNKNSFINLGILRFIKEIDNSRVKSYPWNIDDPAKIEQDTVNDVISDLKGELEKLDKSQTFKVHSRSHVMVLICEIIRLFVALKEGEIIEYLEIFGVRLSKKELRSKFFLLERFKLIKKVTYSDSDFYMRTDETYHKIRLSLKNPQPQDALRVEAQCLAYYDADGKQKHRQKAIAEAKRGAGA; encoded by the coding sequence TTGCTGCTTTCCAATGTTGAAGTTGCTTCTAGTCGGGTCGAGTTCTGCGATAGTCCAATCGTTCTGCTTTGCGGTGGGCGTGTAGGACAGGAGGATGGTACGGATAACCCGGACCTGCCAGTTGCGTCATTGCGACATGCAATTACCCGTTCCTCTGTTGACTACGAAATCTTTAGGCCGGAAGAGATTACGTCTTGGCAAGTCGATGGGGTATTTCAGAATCTAATGGATTTTGAGGCCGACTTGGCAAGTATTTGCTCCTTGGTCGTCGTCATTCTGGAAAGCCCGGGATCTCTGGTTGAACTCGGCGCGTTTTCTCAGCTTCCCGATTTTCGGGGAAAAATCATTGCGATAACATCAAGCGAATTTGTTAATAAGAATTCATTTATCAATCTCGGAATTTTGCGATTTATTAAGGAGATTGACAATTCTCGCGTTAAAAGTTATCCGTGGAACATTGATGATCCAGCGAAAATAGAACAAGACACGGTGAATGATGTTATTTCCGACCTGAAGGGCGAGCTGGAGAAGCTTGATAAAAGTCAAACTTTTAAGGTGCATTCGCGGTCGCATGTGATGGTGCTGATTTGTGAAATCATCAGGCTATTCGTCGCACTGAAAGAGGGCGAGATAATAGAATACCTCGAAATCTTTGGCGTGCGCTTAAGCAAGAAAGAATTGCGGAGCAAATTCTTTTTGCTTGAGCGGTTTAAACTTATAAAAAAAGTGACGTACAGCGATTCGGATTTCTATATGCGAACCGATGAAACGTACCATAAAATTCGATTGTCGCTAAAGAACCCGCAGCCGCAAGATGCTCTTCGAGTTGAGGCTCAGTGCCTCGCGTATTATGATGCAGACGGTAAGCAAAAACACCGTCAAAAAGCGATTGCAGAGGCTAAACGTGGAGCCGGAGCATGA
- a CDS encoding peptidyl-prolyl cis-trans isomerase A (cyclophilin A), producing the protein MKWLMLALGSAALIANAPAFAQSGSQAVHPSVLFKTTEGDIRVELYPEKAPKTVANFLDYVKSGQYSGTIFHRVIRGFMIQGGGYTQSFAEKPTRAPIPLESRNGLKNTAGTLAMARTSDPDSATAQFFINTVDNAGLDYPNPDGNGYAVFGKVTSGMDVVKKIEGTPTTTRGPMSDVPQKPIVIESATVVSK; encoded by the coding sequence ATGAAATGGTTGATGTTGGCGCTCGGCAGCGCCGCCCTGATCGCAAACGCCCCCGCCTTTGCCCAGTCCGGTTCGCAGGCCGTGCATCCGTCCGTCCTTTTCAAGACTACGGAAGGCGACATCCGCGTCGAGTTGTATCCTGAGAAGGCGCCGAAGACGGTCGCCAATTTCCTCGACTACGTGAAGTCAGGCCAGTACAGCGGCACGATTTTCCATCGCGTGATTCGCGGCTTCATGATTCAGGGTGGCGGTTATACGCAAAGCTTCGCTGAGAAGCCCACGCGCGCGCCGATTCCGCTTGAGAGCCGTAACGGTCTGAAGAACACCGCCGGCACGCTCGCCATGGCGCGCACCAGCGATCCTGATTCGGCCACCGCGCAGTTCTTCATCAACACGGTGGACAACGCCGGCCTCGACTATCCGAATCCGGACGGCAACGGCTACGCGGTGTTCGGCAAGGTCACGAGCGGCATGGACGTCGTGAAGAAGATCGAAGGCACGCCGACTACCACGCGTGGCCCGATGAGCGACGTGCCGCAAAAGCCGATCGTGATCGAATCGGCTACGGTCGTCAGCAAGTAA
- a CDS encoding peptidyl-prolyl cis-trans isomerase B (cyclophilin B): MVELHTNHGVIKLELDAEKAPKSVENFLNYVKAGHYDNTVFHRVIDGFMIQGGGFEPGMKQKPTAEPITNEANNGLKNVNGSVAMARTNDPHSATAQFFINVNDNDFLNHSSPTPQGWGYAVFGKVVDGMDIVEKIKKVKTGSKGFHQDVPADDVVIEKAVIVD, translated from the coding sequence ATGGTTGAACTGCATACAAACCACGGCGTCATCAAACTCGAACTGGACGCTGAGAAGGCGCCGAAGTCGGTTGAGAACTTCCTCAATTACGTGAAGGCCGGTCACTACGACAACACGGTGTTCCACCGCGTGATCGACGGCTTCATGATCCAGGGCGGCGGTTTCGAACCCGGCATGAAGCAGAAGCCGACGGCCGAGCCGATCACCAACGAAGCGAACAACGGCCTGAAGAATGTCAACGGCTCGGTCGCGATGGCTCGCACGAACGATCCGCATTCGGCGACCGCGCAATTCTTCATCAACGTGAACGACAACGACTTCCTGAACCACTCGTCGCCGACGCCGCAGGGCTGGGGCTACGCCGTGTTCGGCAAGGTGGTCGACGGCATGGACATCGTCGAGAAGATCAAGAAGGTCAAGACGGGTTCGAAGGGCTTCCATCAGGACGTGCCGGCCGACGACGTCGTGATCGAAAAAGCAGTGATCGTCGACTAA
- a CDS encoding Major Facilitator Superfamily protein has protein sequence MKKGFYTIIAAQFISSLADNALLIAAIALLSVIRSAAWVTPMLQMFFTISYVLLAPFVGAFADALQKRHVMFVSNALKASGCLMMIAGVHPMIAYGVVGFGAAAYSPAKYGILTELLPAEKLVKANAWLESATVLSTIVGTMVGGALISTLADKFVAHAHLPLIRSSADLAMFAVMVTYAIAAGINIFIPDTGARYPNRLTEPKKLVGDFYHCFNVLWADKLAQIALWVTTLMWGGAVTLQLLVLKWANVNLGLSLSKAAVMQGVTGLGIAVGATAAAALIPLRKSLRVLPIGILTGAVAIAVAFYNKDLFPAGAGIRIGSYVLPIYILLAYPLMILLGALSGFFIVPMNAILQHRGATLLSAGHSIAVQNFNQNLAVLLMLGAYAILLTAKMPAQWIIVVFGSFITFMMWLAKRRSAVNERTVDMRALVEE, from the coding sequence ATGAAAAAAGGCTTCTACACAATCATCGCGGCGCAGTTCATTTCGTCGCTCGCGGACAATGCACTGCTGATCGCCGCCATCGCCCTGCTATCGGTGATCCGTTCGGCCGCCTGGGTCACGCCGATGCTGCAGATGTTCTTCACCATCTCCTACGTGTTGCTCGCCCCCTTCGTCGGCGCATTCGCCGACGCGTTGCAAAAGCGGCACGTCATGTTCGTTTCCAATGCGCTCAAGGCGAGCGGCTGCCTGATGATGATCGCCGGTGTTCATCCGATGATCGCGTACGGCGTGGTCGGCTTTGGCGCGGCCGCGTATTCGCCGGCCAAGTACGGCATTCTCACCGAACTCCTGCCCGCGGAAAAGCTCGTCAAGGCGAACGCCTGGCTCGAATCGGCCACCGTCCTGTCGACCATTGTCGGCACGATGGTCGGCGGCGCGCTGATCAGCACGCTCGCCGATAAATTCGTCGCGCATGCGCATTTGCCGCTGATCCGCTCCTCCGCCGATCTGGCCATGTTCGCGGTGATGGTCACGTATGCGATCGCGGCCGGGATCAATATCTTCATCCCCGACACCGGTGCGCGTTATCCGAATCGTTTGACCGAGCCGAAGAAACTGGTCGGCGATTTCTATCATTGCTTCAACGTGCTGTGGGCCGACAAGCTCGCGCAGATCGCGCTGTGGGTCACGACGCTGATGTGGGGCGGCGCGGTCACGCTGCAATTGCTGGTGCTCAAATGGGCGAACGTGAACCTTGGCTTGTCGCTGTCGAAGGCCGCCGTGATGCAAGGCGTCACGGGTCTCGGCATCGCCGTCGGCGCGACTGCCGCGGCCGCGCTGATTCCGTTGCGCAAGTCGCTGCGCGTGCTGCCGATCGGCATCCTCACCGGCGCGGTAGCGATCGCCGTGGCGTTCTACAACAAGGACCTGTTTCCAGCGGGCGCCGGTATTCGTATCGGCTCGTATGTCCTGCCGATCTATATCCTGCTCGCCTATCCGTTGATGATCCTGCTTGGCGCGCTGTCCGGCTTTTTTATCGTGCCGATGAACGCGATACTTCAGCATCGCGGCGCGACGCTACTGTCCGCGGGGCATTCGATCGCCGTGCAGAATTTCAACCAGAATCTGGCCGTGCTGCTGATGCTTGGCGCCTACGCGATACTGCTCACGGCAAAGATGCCGGCGCAATGGATCATCGTCGTGTTCGGTAGTTTCATCACGTTCATGATGTGGCTCGCAAAGCGGCGCAGTGCGGTGAATGAGCGCACGGTGGATATGCGGGCGTTGGTGGAAGAGTGA
- a CDS encoding cysteinyl-tRNA synthetase yields MESLRIYNTLARDKQTFVPLQDGVVRMYVCGMTVYDYCHVGHARVMVVFDIVQRWLRTLGYDVTYVRNITDIDDKIIRRAVENGETIKSLTDRFIKALHEDADALGIERPDLEPRATDFIPQMLGMIEQLEANGYAYQASDGDVNYAVRKFAGYGKLSGKSLEDLRAGERVAANDAKQDPLDFVLWKPAKADEPADTGWDSKYGRGRPGWHIECSAMGCTLLGEHFDIHGGGQDLQFPHHENEIAQSEAATGQTFVNYWMHNGYVQIDNEKMSKSLNNFFTIREVLAQYDAEVVRFFIARAHYRSPLNYSDVHIDDARNALARLYTALKDVTPDSAELDWNEAHAQRFRAAMNDDFNTPVAVSVLFELATEVNRTRDPALARQLRSLGAVIGLLGRAPRAYLQQAAGAAAEGALDAAAIEAKIAARVAAKQAKDYAAADRIRAELLEAGVALEDKPGGLTEWRRV; encoded by the coding sequence ATGGAATCACTGCGCATCTACAACACGCTCGCGCGTGACAAGCAAACTTTCGTGCCGCTGCAAGATGGCGTCGTGCGGATGTACGTCTGCGGGATGACCGTGTACGACTATTGTCACGTCGGTCATGCGCGGGTGATGGTCGTGTTCGACATCGTGCAGCGGTGGTTGCGCACGCTCGGTTACGACGTGACCTACGTGCGCAACATCACGGACATTGATGACAAGATCATCCGGCGCGCAGTGGAGAACGGCGAAACGATCAAGTCGCTGACTGATCGCTTCATCAAGGCCTTGCATGAAGACGCGGACGCGCTCGGCATCGAGCGGCCCGATCTGGAGCCGCGCGCAACGGATTTCATCCCGCAGATGCTCGGCATGATCGAGCAGCTCGAGGCAAACGGCTACGCGTATCAGGCGAGCGACGGTGACGTGAACTATGCGGTGCGCAAGTTCGCGGGCTACGGCAAGCTGTCGGGCAAGTCGCTTGAAGATCTGCGCGCGGGCGAACGCGTCGCGGCGAATGATGCGAAGCAGGACCCGCTCGACTTCGTGTTGTGGAAGCCGGCCAAGGCGGACGAGCCGGCCGACACCGGCTGGGATTCGAAATATGGGCGTGGCCGCCCGGGCTGGCATATCGAATGCTCGGCGATGGGCTGCACGTTGCTCGGCGAACATTTTGACATTCACGGCGGTGGTCAGGACCTGCAGTTTCCGCACCACGAGAACGAGATTGCGCAAAGCGAAGCTGCGACCGGACAAACCTTCGTCAATTACTGGATGCACAACGGCTACGTACAGATCGACAATGAGAAGATGTCGAAGTCGTTGAACAACTTCTTTACGATCCGCGAAGTATTGGCGCAGTACGATGCCGAGGTCGTGCGGTTTTTTATCGCGCGCGCGCATTACCGTTCGCCGTTAAATTACAGCGACGTGCATATCGACGACGCCCGCAATGCCCTGGCACGTTTGTACACCGCGCTGAAAGACGTCACGCCTGACAGCGCGGAGCTCGACTGGAACGAAGCGCATGCGCAGCGTTTCCGGGCAGCGATGAACGACGACTTCAACACGCCGGTTGCAGTGTCGGTGTTGTTCGAGTTGGCAACTGAAGTAAACCGTACGCGCGACCCCGCGCTGGCCCGTCAATTGCGCTCGCTTGGGGCTGTGATCGGGTTGCTCGGCCGAGCGCCGCGTGCATACCTGCAGCAGGCTGCGGGCGCTGCCGCGGAAGGCGCGCTCGATGCCGCAGCGATCGAAGCGAAGATCGCCGCGCGCGTGGCAGCCAAGCAGGCGAAAGACTATGCGGCAGCAGACCGGATCCGGGCCGAATTGCTCGAGGCCGGCGTTGCACTTGAAGACAAACCCGGCGGGTTGACCGAGTGGCGGCGCGTGTGA
- a CDS encoding myo-inositol-1(or 4)-monophosphatase has translation MHPMLNIAVKAARRAAQIINRASLDLDLLQVSKKQHNDFVTEVDKASEAAIIDTLKTAYPDHAILAEESGKSDNESEFQWIIDPLDGTTNFIHGFPYYCVSIALAHKGIVTQSVVYDPTRNDLFTASRGRGAFLNDRRIRVAKRDRLADGLIGTGFPFREKDGLEAYGRQFAEMTEACAGLRRPGAAALDLANVAAGRMDGFFEQGLNPWDVAAGSLLITEAGGLVGNYTGDSDFLHVGEIVAGNPKVYAQMIPILSRYSRTRQQSA, from the coding sequence ATGCATCCCATGCTCAATATCGCTGTCAAGGCCGCGCGCCGTGCAGCCCAGATCATCAATCGCGCGTCGCTCGACCTCGATCTTCTTCAGGTCAGCAAGAAACAGCATAACGATTTCGTCACGGAGGTCGACAAAGCGTCTGAAGCGGCGATCATCGATACGCTCAAGACCGCCTACCCCGATCACGCCATCCTCGCCGAAGAATCCGGCAAGTCGGACAACGAGTCCGAATTCCAATGGATCATCGATCCGCTCGACGGCACCACCAATTTCATCCACGGCTTCCCGTATTACTGCGTATCGATCGCGCTGGCCCACAAGGGCATCGTGACGCAGTCGGTGGTCTATGATCCGACCCGCAATGACCTGTTCACCGCCTCGCGCGGCCGCGGCGCGTTCCTGAACGACCGCCGCATCCGCGTCGCCAAGCGCGACCGCCTCGCCGACGGCCTGATCGGCACGGGCTTCCCGTTCCGTGAAAAAGACGGTCTCGAAGCGTACGGCCGCCAGTTCGCTGAAATGACTGAAGCCTGCGCCGGCCTGCGCCGTCCGGGCGCTGCCGCGCTCGATCTGGCGAACGTCGCTGCCGGCCGCATGGACGGCTTCTTCGAGCAAGGTCTGAATCCGTGGGACGTCGCCGCTGGCAGCCTGCTGATCACGGAAGCCGGCGGTCTGGTCGGCAATTACACGGGCGACTCGGACTTCCTGCACGTCGGCGAAATCGTCGCGGGCAATCCGAAGGTCTATGCTCAGATGATCCCGATCCTGTCGCGCTATAGCCGCACGCGCCAGCAATCGGCTTAA
- a CDS encoding UDP-2,3-diacylglucosamine hydrolase, producing the protein MLQETPLRSVAAGVPGEGKRPHAARPFFLLSDIHLSEAIPRTVAAFEHFIRVTAEQADSVFILGDLFEYWIGDDMLVEPFAARMAAVLHTLSERGIALYIMHGNRDFLLGKRFMKAAGAIWLPDPFVITAFGTRVALAHGDGLCTSDRGYQVFRRFARSRAAQMLFLAWPFRWRQALAENMRSKSELGRSRPILAKYDVTPKAVAALFKSSKTATMIHGHTHRPARHRELDGTRWVLPDWDLDHGERRGGYLRIDAEGVRALPLD; encoded by the coding sequence ATGCTGCAAGAAACGCCGCTGCGAAGCGTCGCCGCGGGCGTGCCTGGCGAGGGCAAACGCCCGCACGCCGCACGCCCGTTTTTTCTCCTCTCCGATATTCATCTGAGCGAGGCGATTCCGCGCACGGTCGCCGCGTTCGAGCACTTCATTCGCGTCACGGCTGAGCAGGCGGATTCGGTTTTCATTCTCGGCGACCTGTTCGAGTACTGGATCGGCGACGACATGCTCGTCGAGCCGTTCGCCGCGCGCATGGCGGCCGTGCTGCATACGCTGTCGGAGCGCGGCATCGCGCTCTATATCATGCACGGCAATCGCGACTTTCTACTCGGCAAGCGTTTCATGAAAGCGGCCGGCGCGATCTGGCTGCCCGATCCGTTTGTGATCACCGCATTCGGAACGCGTGTCGCACTCGCGCACGGTGATGGCCTCTGCACCTCGGATCGCGGCTATCAAGTATTCCGGCGCTTTGCGCGCAGCCGTGCCGCACAGATGCTGTTTCTCGCGTGGCCATTTCGCTGGCGTCAGGCGCTGGCGGAAAACATGCGGTCAAAAAGCGAGCTAGGCCGCTCGCGTCCGATTTTGGCGAAGTATGACGTGACGCCGAAGGCCGTCGCTGCGTTATTCAAGTCGTCGAAAACGGCCACGATGATCCATGGGCACACGCATCGGCCGGCGCGGCATCGCGAGCTGGACGGTACGCGCTGGGTGTTGCCGGACTGGGACCTCGACCACGGCGAGCGCCGTGGTGGTTATCTCCGGATCGATGCGGAAGGAGTTCGGGCGTTGCCGCTGGATTGA
- a CDS encoding Retron-type reverse transcriptase, whose translation MTIALRKELQESLGLSEAQLNRLILRAPHTYKVYTIPKRTGGVRVIAQPAQETKFIQNWLIKRVFGELPVHSCATAYQAGSSIKKNAAAHKDHQYLAKFDFKDFFTSIKADDLVAHMSRHLAGLLSRSEILDAARISSIQQRQSESLCLSIGAPSSPLLSNSVMFEFDSLVSNWCVDRGIIYTRYADDMTFSTNRKGRSGEIEEFIRNIARGLDYPRLRFNSKKTVFLSKKHQRRITGIILNNDGELSLGRDRKREIKALVHKFTCDELPGEEVYRLQGLLGFALDVEPTFLQALNVKYSDQVIETILSIRKE comes from the coding sequence ATGACTATCGCGCTTCGTAAGGAGTTGCAGGAGTCGCTCGGCCTTAGTGAGGCTCAGTTAAATAGACTCATTTTGCGCGCTCCGCATACGTATAAGGTATATACCATCCCCAAAAGGACGGGCGGCGTCCGTGTCATCGCTCAACCGGCGCAAGAGACGAAGTTTATTCAAAATTGGCTAATAAAGCGAGTGTTTGGCGAGTTGCCGGTGCATAGCTGTGCGACGGCTTATCAGGCTGGTTCGAGCATCAAGAAAAATGCCGCCGCCCACAAAGATCATCAATATTTGGCCAAATTTGATTTCAAGGATTTTTTTACTTCAATTAAGGCTGACGACTTGGTTGCTCATATGAGCCGTCATCTCGCGGGCTTATTGTCAAGATCAGAAATTCTGGATGCGGCACGAATCTCAAGCATTCAGCAAAGGCAGTCGGAGAGCTTGTGTTTAAGTATTGGCGCACCTAGTTCACCTTTGCTGTCGAATTCGGTAATGTTTGAGTTTGATTCATTGGTTAGCAATTGGTGTGTTGATCGAGGTATTATTTATACTCGCTACGCTGACGACATGACGTTTTCGACAAACAGAAAAGGGCGGTCGGGCGAAATTGAAGAATTTATTAGAAATATTGCACGGGGGCTAGACTACCCTCGGTTGCGGTTCAATTCGAAGAAGACGGTGTTTTTATCAAAAAAACATCAGCGGCGAATTACAGGGATTATTTTAAATAACGACGGTGAGCTATCGCTAGGGCGTGATCGGAAGCGGGAGATCAAAGCGTTGGTGCATAAGTTTACCTGTGACGAGCTTCCGGGTGAGGAGGTCTACAGGTTGCAGGGGCTGCTTGGGTTCGCATTAGACGTCGAGCCTACGTTCTTGCAAGCACTCAACGTAAAATATTCGGACCAGGTGATTGAAACGATTCTGTCGATAAGAAAAGAGTGA
- a CDS encoding tRNA/rRNA methyltransferase: MALPYAFFTLQNSIVDHTHHSSDPAVADLRGGFTSTRFVLVEPSHPGNVGAAARALKTMGFSRLVLVSPRVPHVQSDPEAIAMASGADDVLASAHVVPTLADALSGVHWSIALTARLREYGPPQWTPRAAAGVAHEQAVHGEIALVFGNERTGLSNEDVERCSALAHIPANPAYSSLNLAQAVQVLAYELRTAYLSDGEAMPATPAAAQGSAGQGEPVGARAASDEIESMYAHLESALVALEFLDPANPKKLMSRLRRLFARSGLEREEVNIVRGIAKHILLKTKAPGDDAS; encoded by the coding sequence TTGGCGCTACCATACGCATTCTTTACCTTGCAGAATTCCATCGTGGACCACACGCATCATTCTTCCGATCCCGCCGTGGCGGACCTGCGCGGCGGTTTTACGTCGACGCGCTTCGTGCTCGTCGAGCCCAGCCATCCCGGCAACGTCGGTGCCGCGGCGCGCGCGCTGAAAACCATGGGTTTCTCGCGCCTCGTGCTGGTGTCGCCACGCGTGCCGCACGTGCAAAGCGATCCGGAAGCCATCGCCATGGCGAGCGGCGCCGACGACGTGCTGGCGTCGGCACACGTCGTGCCAACGCTCGCCGATGCGTTGAGTGGCGTGCATTGGTCGATCGCGCTGACCGCGCGGCTGCGCGAATACGGGCCGCCGCAATGGACGCCGCGTGCCGCGGCCGGTGTTGCGCATGAGCAGGCGGTGCATGGCGAAATCGCGTTGGTGTTCGGCAACGAGCGCACGGGTTTGTCGAATGAGGACGTCGAGCGGTGTAGCGCGCTCGCGCATATTCCGGCCAATCCGGCCTATAGCTCGCTCAATCTTGCGCAGGCCGTGCAGGTGTTGGCGTATGAATTGCGCACGGCCTATTTGTCTGATGGCGAGGCAATGCCCGCGACGCCTGCCGCGGCTCAAGGGTCTGCGGGGCAGGGCGAGCCGGTCGGCGCCCGGGCGGCGAGCGACGAAATCGAAAGCATGTACGCGCATCTGGAAAGTGCGCTGGTCGCGCTCGAGTTTCTCGACCCGGCCAATCCCAAGAAGCTGATGTCGCGCTTGCGGCGCCTGTTCGCGCGTTCCGGTCTGGAGCGCGAAGAAGTGAATATCGTGCGCGGCATCGCCAAGCATATTCTGCTGAAGACCAAAGCGCCGGGCGACGACGCTTCCTAA